The segment GTTCGTGAAAAACGACTGGCGTGCAAACCGGGGATGTGAAGGTCGAACACGCCGTCGTGAGGGGCATAGGCGCAGATCAGGCGTGCGAGGTTGGTCACATCTCGTTCACGTGGGCCGTCGACGTCGCGGTGGAGACGCATTTTTGTCAGATGATCTTCAAGATCTTGAGAACGGTTCCTTTGCAGTGATGACGACGCCATCTGCGTCACCGCCTCCTCGACGGGCCGCTTTCGCTCGTGCCTCGTGGGCAACGTCTCACTGGATAAACGCGATGTTCTCGTGAACTAAGAGCTTGTCGAGCGCGGCACGAGTTTGATCGTCGCGGATCGTGCCATAGCGCTAACGATGTGGCTGACGATGCTTGCGGCGTACCGGCGGTATTTTGCGCGGTACGCGGCGTCGATCTGATCGTTAATCTCGGGGTCGGCGTCCACGAAGGTGACGTCCTTGCCGATGCCGCCAGCCTGGATGTGTCCTTCGTGGCGCGCCCGGGTGCCACGGAACCAGGCGCCGCTGCGCCCGTTGACGGCTCTGACGTAGAGGTCGTCGCCGTGGCGGACGACCCAAATCGTCACCGGGTGTCGTAGCGTGCCGTCGCGTCGGAGTGACGCGATCTCCAACTCTTCTGCCGCCCCGATCTTGGCGAGCTCGTCGTTCGTCCAAGTCGTCATCGGCGTGTCTCCTTCTATGATAGCTCTGGGTGGTCTGAGCAATGGCGCGTGTTCAGAGCCGGTGCTTCAGAACTCGATCAGGACCTTGATCGCCTCCCGTTCGTTCATCGCCCGGTAGCCGTCAGGCACCTCGTCGAGACGCACGACCCGATCGAAGACTCTGCCCGGTTCGATCCTGCCTTCGAGGACGTCCGGTAGGAGTTCCTTGATGTACGCGCGGGCCGGGGCGGGGCCGCCGCCCACGGTGACGTTGTTGTAGAATGCCGGCCGCGACGCGGGCATCGTCTCGTCCTGGGGAACACCGACGCGGCCGACTGCGCCACCCGGGCGGGCGATGCTGAGCGCCGTGAGCATCGACTGCTCCAGGCCGACGCACTCAAGGACAGAATGGACGCCAAAGCCGCCGGTCAGTTCGCGCACGCGCTCGACCGCCTCGTCGCCTCGCTCGCTCACGACGTCGGTCGCGCCGAACGCTCTCGCCAGCGCGATCCGGTTGGGATGACGGCCCAAGAGGATGATCCGCTCGGCGCCGAGGCGCCGTGCGGCGATCACACCGCACAAGCCGACGGCACCATCGCCGACGATAGCCACGGTCTTCCCAGGGCCGACCTTAGCGGCAAGGGCAGCGTGATGGCCCGTTCCCATCACGTCTGAAAGCGTGAGCAGCGACGGCATCAACGCGTCGTCTGCGCCGACCGGTAGGACGACGAGCGTTCCGTCGGCCTGGGGGACACGCACCGCTTCGGCCTGTGCTCCGCCGACGTCACCCGTGCCGAAGAACCCTCCGTGGATGCACGACGTCTGAAGTCCCTCGTGGCAGAAGATGCAGGTGCCGTCCGAGTATGCGAAGGGCATGATGACGACATCGCCGGCTTTAAGGGTGCGGACGTCGGCGCCGACGGCTTCGACGACGCCGATGGCCTCATGTCCCATCCGGCGGCCGGTCTGGCTGTGTTCCATCGTCTTGTACGGCCAGAGATCGCTGCCGCAGATGGCGGCACGGGTGACGGCTACGAGGGCGTCGGTGGGTTCGATCAGGCGAGCGTCGGGGACGGTCTCAATACGGACGTCGCCGGCGCCGAACATGACAGTTGCGCGCATAGGGGCTCACCTCCGACTACGGTAACGGTGTTGCGGCCAGTGGCGATGATCGCGTTTCCCGGCGGCAAGGGCGGCCTTGGCGACACTTGCGCCCACTCCGCGGCCCACGCCGATGACACACCGGAGTTTCCTCATGATTGCTGCCGTGTTATCCAGTCCTTGGTCCGGCGTCGTATTGTTCGTCGCTGACCTTTTCCATCCAGTCGGCGGTCTTGCCGTCGAGCTGTTCCTGAATGGCGAGGTGCGTCATGGCCGTGGTCGGAGTGGCACCGTGCCAATGCTTCTCGCCGGGCGGGATCCAGGTTACGTCACCCGGCCGAATCTTCTCACTCGGGCCACCCCAGCGCTGCGCCCGGCCGCACCCAGCTGTCACGATCAGGGTCTGGCCCAGCGGGTGGGTGTGCCATGCTGTTCGAGCACCGGGCTCGAACGTGACGCTGGCGCCGAGCGCGCGTGCCGGGCCGTGTGCCTCGAACAAGGGATCAATGCGTACCGTCCCGGTAAAGTACTCGACCGATCCCTTGCCGGAAGGCCGTGAGCCGCTTCTGTTGATGTTCATCTTCAGAATCTCCTCACGTCATGGCACTCGTCGTTTTGTCTCGCGTGTGTGGACGGGTGACACACGTTGCCCGCTCTGTGAACTGCGGAATGCAGCTGGCGAACGCGTTTGCTGCGGCTCAGAGACCGGTCCTCTTCTCCAGGTTTTCGGGGTACCGCGCCCCTTGGATCGTGATCGTTGAGGCGGCGCTGTTGAGCTCGCGGAGATCGCCCGACGTCAGTTCGACCGCGACCGCCCCGATGTTCTCTTCCACGCGCTCCAGCTTCCGGGTGCCTGGGATCGGAACAATCCACGGCCTCTGGGCAAGCAGCCAAGCGAGCGCGATCTGCGCAGGGGTCGCCTTCTTCCGTTCTGCGATCTTGCGAAGCAGATCTACCAGGGCCAGATTCGCCTTCCGAGCCTCCGGCGTAAAGCGAGGAACGATGTTGCGGAAGTCGGACGCGTCGAACGTCGTGTGCTCGTCGATTCTTCCCGTGAGGAAGCCTTTCCCAAGAGGACTAAATGGAACGAACCCGATTCCGAGTTCCTCGAGCGTCGGCAGCACTTCCTCTTCAGGGCGTCTCCACCACAGCGAGTATTCGCTCTGGACGGCCGTGACCGGCTGGACTGCGTGTGCGCGGCGAATCGTTTGCACTCCTGCTTCAGACAGACCAAAGTGCTTCACCTTGCCTTCTCGAATCAAGTCCTTCACGGTTCCCGCCACGTCTTCGATCGGCACGTCCGGATCCACACGGTGTTGATAGTACAGATCGATCGCATCGACCTTGAGTCGCTTGAGTGACCCCTCGGCGCTTCGCCTGATGCGCTCGGGCCGACCATCCACAGCCTGCTGCCCGCTGGGATCGATCTTGATCCCGAACTTGGTGGCGATCACCACTTGCCCGCGGAGAGGAGCTAACGCCTCGCCCACGAGTTCTTCATTTGTGAACGGACCGTACAGCTCGGCAGTATCGAAGAATGTGACGCCGCGGTTGACGGCGCTGCGGATCAGAGCAATCATCTCCGGCTTATCTGCAGCCGGGCCATACGCAGTGCTCATCCCCATGCAGCCGAGCCCGATGGCCGAAATCTCGAGGTTGCTATTCCCAAGTCTGCGCTGTTGCATTGTATCTCTCCGAGGTACCGCGTAGGAGCCTCACGTCACTTACAAGCATAGGGCGCTGACCCTTTGGGCTGTTGCCTAATTCGCCAAAGTTCTTGCCAGATTCTCCGAGATTCCACCGGGTAAGACCGAAGGTGGGTAGGTGGACGGTCGTGCTGAACGACACAGATCGAAGGAAGCGCCGGAGAAGATCCCGCGGGGCGGGCATTGCCGCGAGGTCCAGAAGATACCCTAGTAAGAACGCGAGGCGGTGGTGACGTAGTGGCATGCGACGGCGTGTCCCTGGCCGATGTCGCGGGCAGGCGGGTCGATCTCGTGGCACGGTTCGAACGCGTGGGGGCACCGTCCGCGAAACGGGCATCCCGTGGCCGGCAGGGACGCGGACAGGTCGGCGTTCAGCTCTCCCGCGCCGACTAGCCATCCGGGCTCGAGGCGCGAGCGAGACGCCAGCAGCGCCTGCGTGTACGGGTGGCGGGCGCTCTCGAGCGGAATCCCCGGGGGCAGTATCTCCACGATCCGCCCACCGAACATGACGGCGATTCTCGGGGCGATGTACCGGACCACGTGCAGGTCGTGGCTGATGAAGATCATGCTCAGGCCGAGCTGCGTGCGCAGATCGGCGAGCAGGTTGAGGATCTGCGCCTGAATCGACACGTCGAGCGCGCTGACCGGTTCATCCGCGATCAGCACCTCCGGCTCGGCGGCAAGCGCCCGGGCGATGCAGATCCGCTGGCGCTGCCCGCCGGAGAAGTCCGATGGGTACCGGTCGACGGCGCGGGCCGGAAGGCCTACTTGGTCCAGGAGCTCCTCCACGCGTCGGGCGATCCGGTCGCGCGCCACCAGGCGGTGCACGAGCAGTACCTCTCGGAGCGTTGATCCGACCGTCAGTCGCGGGTTCAGGGACGAGTATGGATCCTGAAACACCACCTGGATGCGCCGCCGCGACCTTCGGAGGGGGCCCGTGCCGAGACCGGTGAGATCGGTTCCGTCGAGCACCACCCGCCCGGAGTCCGGCCGCTCCAGCAGCGCGAGGCAGCGCGCAAACGTCGATTTTCCCGATCCGCTCTCCCCGACGATGCCGATCGATTCGCCGCGCTCGAGCGAAAGCGAGGCATCCGCGAGGGCGGGACGCACCGCGTCGTGGACGCGCCGGCCGGCCGCCGCAGGGACCCATCCCCGGCGGTGCGCATAGGTTTTCGTCAGGTGTTCTGCGATCAATAACATCTAGACGCAGGCCGAGTCCGCCGCGGCGAGGCCGCGGCGCATATCGTCCAGCCGGTCGATCCGGATGCAGCGTGACCAATGTCCAGGTGCCGTCTGCGACAACGCGATCGGCGCCGCGCTGCACGCGTCGACCGCCAACTCGCAGCGAGAGGCAAACGCGCACCCCGGAGGAAGGCGCCCCGGATCCGGCGGCACCCCCGGGATCGCCCGCAGCCGCTCGCCGGTCACGGCCTCGGGCAGGCTGTTCATCAGCCCGATGGTATAAGGGTGCTCGGGCCGCTGGAGGACGGTGCGGGTTGGGCCGAGCTCGACGAGTTCGCCAGCGTACATCACCGCCACCCGGTCGCACACGCCGGCGACAACGCGGAAGTCGTGTGAGACGAGCAGCAGGCTCATGCCCTGCTCGCGCCGCAAGTCGTCGAGCAGGCGCAGGATCTCAGCCTGCACGATGACGTCGAGCGCGGTGGTGGGTTCGTCGGCCAGCAGCAGCGTCGGCCGCGCCGCAAGCGCCATCGCGATGTGGATGCGCTGACGCATCCCGCCGCTGAACTCATGAGGATAGGCGGCCGCGCGGCGCGCCGCGTCGCGGATCCCGACGCGCTCCATCATCTCGATCGCGCGCGTCCGCGCGGCGCGCGCGCCGAGTCCCTCGTGGGACCGGATCACCTGCGCGATCGCGTCGCCGACGCGCAGCACGGGGTTGAGGGCGGTCATTGGGTCTTGAAAGATCATGGCGATCGTGGATCCTCGGAGCGTCTGCATCTCTGCGTCGCCAAGCTCCAGGAGCGAGCGGGCTCCGTACGTCACTCGGCCTGCGGCACTGGCTCCGCGCGGCAGCAATCTCAGGATGGCGCGGCAGGTCAGGCTCTTGCCGGATCCGCTCTCCCCCACCAGGCCGAACGCCTCGCCCGCGGCGATCTCGAACGAGACGCCCCGGACGACCGCATGGCCGCTACTCCGGAACGTGACCGTCAGCGTCTCGACGCGAAGGGCGTCCTTAGGGCGCATGGACCCGCCGCACGATGTCGGAGACGCTGTCGCCGATGAGGCTCACGAAGAAGCTCGTGACCACGATCGCGACCCCGGGGAAGATCACGACCCAGGGGGCGGTGATGATGAAGTTCCTGCCCTCGGCAATCATCACGCCCCACTCCGGTGTCGGCGGTTGCACGCCGAGGCCGAAGAACCCGAGCGACGCGCCGGCCAGGATGTCCAGCACGAAGTCGCTCATGCCGAAGACGAGTGCTGGGACGATCACGTTCGGCAGGAGGTGGCGGAACACGATGCGCGCGTCGCTGTACCCGAGGCTTCTCGCGGCCAAGATGTACCCGCGGCCTCGGACGCTCAGCGCCTCGCCGCGCACGATGCGCGCGTAGGCTACCCAGCTCACGAGCGAGATTGCGATGTAGAAGTTCCTGAGACCCGGGCCGAGCATGGCCACGATCGCGAGCACGAGCACGAGGAACGGGAACGCCGTGACCACGTCGATCACCCGGCCGAGGATCGCATCCGGCCAGCCCGCGTAGTAGCCTGCGAACAGCCCGATCACGACGCCCATGATCAGCGGGATGATGACGCCGATCGTGCCGATCTGCAGGTCGATCCTGGCAGCATAGAGCACCCGCGTCAGGATATCCCTCCCGAGCTG is part of the bacterium genome and harbors:
- a CDS encoding DUF2255 family protein; this translates as MTTWTNDELAKIGAAEELEIASLRRDGTLRHPVTIWVVRHGDDLYVRAVNGRSGAWFRGTRARHEGHIQAGGIGKDVTFVDADPEINDQIDAAYRAKYRRYAASIVSHIVSAMARSATIKLVPRSTSS
- a CDS encoding zinc-dependent alcohol dehydrogenase family protein, coding for MRATVMFGAGDVRIETVPDARLIEPTDALVAVTRAAICGSDLWPYKTMEHSQTGRRMGHEAIGVVEAVGADVRTLKAGDVVIMPFAYSDGTCIFCHEGLQTSCIHGGFFGTGDVGGAQAEAVRVPQADGTLVVLPVGADDALMPSLLTLSDVMGTGHHAALAAKVGPGKTVAIVGDGAVGLCGVIAARRLGAERIILLGRHPNRIALARAFGATDVVSERGDEAVERVRELTGGFGVHSVLECVGLEQSMLTALSIARPGGAVGRVGVPQDETMPASRPAFYNNVTVGGGPAPARAYIKELLPDVLEGRIEPGRVFDRVVRLDEVPDGYRAMNEREAIKVLIEF
- a CDS encoding cupin domain-containing protein, coding for MNINRSGSRPSGKGSVEYFTGTVRIDPLFEAHGPARALGASVTFEPGARTAWHTHPLGQTLIVTAGCGRAQRWGGPSEKIRPGDVTWIPPGEKHWHGATPTTAMTHLAIQEQLDGKTADWMEKVSDEQYDAGPRTG
- a CDS encoding aldo/keto reductase, translated to MQQRRLGNSNLEISAIGLGCMGMSTAYGPAADKPEMIALIRSAVNRGVTFFDTAELYGPFTNEELVGEALAPLRGQVVIATKFGIKIDPSGQQAVDGRPERIRRSAEGSLKRLKVDAIDLYYQHRVDPDVPIEDVAGTVKDLIREGKVKHFGLSEAGVQTIRRAHAVQPVTAVQSEYSLWWRRPEEEVLPTLEELGIGFVPFSPLGKGFLTGRIDEHTTFDASDFRNIVPRFTPEARKANLALVDLLRKIAERKKATPAQIALAWLLAQRPWIVPIPGTRKLERVEENIGAVAVELTSGDLRELNSAASTITIQGARYPENLEKRTGL
- a CDS encoding oligopeptide/dipeptide ABC transporter ATP-binding protein; this translates as MLLIAEHLTKTYAHRRGWVPAAAGRRVHDAVRPALADASLSLERGESIGIVGESGSGKSTFARCLALLERPDSGRVVLDGTDLTGLGTGPLRRSRRRIQVVFQDPYSSLNPRLTVGSTLREVLLVHRLVARDRIARRVEELLDQVGLPARAVDRYPSDFSGGQRQRICIARALAAEPEVLIADEPVSALDVSIQAQILNLLADLRTQLGLSMIFISHDLHVVRYIAPRIAVMFGGRIVEILPPGIPLESARHPYTQALLASRSRLEPGWLVGAGELNADLSASLPATGCPFRGRCPHAFEPCHEIDPPARDIGQGHAVACHYVTTASRSY
- a CDS encoding ABC transporter ATP-binding protein produces the protein MRPKDALRVETLTVTFRSSGHAVVRGVSFEIAAGEAFGLVGESGSGKSLTCRAILRLLPRGASAAGRVTYGARSLLELGDAEMQTLRGSTIAMIFQDPMTALNPVLRVGDAIAQVIRSHEGLGARAARTRAIEMMERVGIRDAARRAAAYPHEFSGGMRQRIHIAMALAARPTLLLADEPTTALDVIVQAEILRLLDDLRREQGMSLLLVSHDFRVVAGVCDRVAVMYAGELVELGPTRTVLQRPEHPYTIGLMNSLPEAVTGERLRAIPGVPPDPGRLPPGCAFASRCELAVDACSAAPIALSQTAPGHWSRCIRIDRLDDMRRGLAAADSACV
- a CDS encoding ABC transporter permease yields the protein MSAVSPVAATGPAQRRRGATASWTLRFGLTGILTVGTLATFAPLIAPYDPTALGLASGLQPPSAAHWFGTDQLGRDILTRVLYAARIDLQIGTIGVIIPLIMGVVIGLFAGYYAGWPDAILGRVIDVVTAFPFLVLVLAIVAMLGPGLRNFYIAISLVSWVAYARIVRGEALSVRGRGYILAARSLGYSDARIVFRHLLPNVIVPALVFGMSDFVLDILAGASLGFFGLGVQPPTPEWGVMIAEGRNFIITAPWVVIFPGVAIVVTSFFVSLIGDSVSDIVRRVHAP